One Elgaria multicarinata webbii isolate HBS135686 ecotype San Diego chromosome 7, rElgMul1.1.pri, whole genome shotgun sequence DNA window includes the following coding sequences:
- the LOC134401201 gene encoding uncharacterized protein LOC134401201: protein MSWHQGLTNPIPEFSLQLQEDPLKARGRVPVQKHKPTWGEIKALSFQAQKLLEQQHVDPTPENFLVATFACLNANSLLTIILLFSCITCPVISTPLHDRMQYNVWIKLAKIVNTTDFCLTDAPDMHGLLSTCLIPICKAPGSLGNVTGLSKFLNFSEIHYHTMAQWGIATYQLPQDAIQLYTPYVVNHKNNTCARMVNCSIHRPLKGCLSPGPSLWNCSKIENVTSNYGHIILPIGWFFTCGSRTYNYVPANITLTQCCLSRLTVFLPPRPTKSTRQKRETETMNAVCDGNVTVLSPAEYISLAMSLVGVPGLAVGNAKQLGHLACLLAKTINSTSIAIGLLIQEQQDLRHAILDNRAAIDFLLLQRHLGCEAVENMCCFNLTDNSNQIQHQLDLLKKYAHAVKQDIAPEWWKFLWSWFPTGLFKTIFQYAVLIVFLLITFCCFIQCIPGLLSWCVPSCRPKASKPSKRQIYYAYKALQLKE, encoded by the coding sequence atgtcgtggcatcaaggattgaccaacccgattccagaattctccctacaacttcaggaggaccccctgaaagcacgtggcagggtgcccgtccaaaaacataaaccaacatggggagagataaaggcgttatctttccaagctcaaaaattattggagcaacagcacgttgatccaactccagagaattttctagttgctacatttgcttgcttaaatgctaattctttgctgacaataattctgttatttagctgtataacttgtccagttataagcactccactacatgatagaatgcagtacaatgtatggataaagttagcaaaaatagtaaacaccactgatttctgtcttactgatgctccagatatgcatggattacttagtacatgtctcattcccatatgcaaagctcctggttctcttggtaatgttactgggttgagtaaatttctgaactttagtgaaattcattatcatactatggcccaatggggaattgctacataccagttgccccaagatgctatacagttatacaccccatatgttgtaaaccacaagaataacacatgtgctagaatggtaaattgctctattcaccgtccactaaaaggttgtttgtccccagggccttctttgtggaattgttcaaagatagaaaatgtaacaagtaactatggacacattatattgccaattggatggtttttcacatgtgggtctcgtacttataattatgtaccagctaatataacattaacacaatgttgtcttagtcgcttgacagtgtttctaccaccccggcctactaaaagcactcgacagaaaagagagactgagactatgaatgcagtttgtgatggaaatgttactgttttaagtccagcagaatatatctccctggctatgagccttgtcggggttcctggattggctgtgggaaatgccaaacaacttgggcatctggcatgtttactagcaaagacaattaatagtacttccattgctattggacttttgattcaagaacaacaagatttacgccatgctatactggacaatcgagctgcaatagactttttgttgttacaaagacatcttggctgcgaagctgtggaaaatatgtgctgtttcaatctcacagacaatagtaaccaaattcaacaccaactggacttacttaaaaaatatgcacatgcagttaaacaagatattgcacctgaatggtggaagtttttgtggtcctggtttccaacaggattgttcaaaactatatttcaatatgctgtattgattgtatttttattaatcaccttctgctgtttcatacaatgtatcccaggattactgtcatggtgtgttccctcttgccgtcccaaggcttcaaaaccaagcaaacgccaaatttattatgcttacaaggctttacaattaaaagaataa
- the ZFTRAF1 gene encoding zinc finger TRAF-type-containing protein 1, with amino-acid sequence MSGQDEREPGGGAAAAVVAAGAGGPLALGEAAGPGPGGAEEPGPPLGAGGAGAGGGGGRQGQPEPGGDRDSDAPPKKRLKLPGGAEGGGGGGGVKLEERLYSVLCCTVCLDLPKASVYQCTNGHLMCAGCFIHLLADARLKEEQATCPNCRCEISKSLCCRNLAVEKAVSELPSECGFCMRQFPRSLLERHQKEECQDRVSRCKYKRIGCPWQGPYHELTVHEAECTHPTKTGNELMEILDEMDQTHKKEMQLYNSIFGLLSFEKIGYTEVQFRPYRTDDFITRLYYETPRFTVLNQNWVLKARVNDSERNPNLSCKRTLSFQLILKSKINSAMECSFLLLKGPYDDVKINPVIYHFVFTNENNETDYVPLPIIDSVECNKLLAAKNINLRLFIFQIQK; translated from the exons ATGTCGGGGCAGGACGAGCGCGAGCCCGGCGGGGGGGCGGCTGCCGCCGTCGTGGCCGCGGGCGCCGGGGGCCCGCTGGCGCTGGGGGAGGCGGCGGGGCCCGGCCCGGGCGGTGCGGAGGAGCCGGGGCCGCCGCTCGGGGCTGGCGGGGCGggagcgggcggcggcggcggccggcaGGGGCAGCCCGAGCCCGGCGGCGACCGAGACTCCGACGCGCCGCCCAAGAAGCGACTCAAGCTGCCGGGCGGGGctgagggcggcggcggcggcggcggcgtcaaGCTGGAGGAGCGGCTCTACTCGGTGCTGTGCTGCACGGTGTGCCTCGATCTGCCCAAGGCCTCCGTCTACCAG TGTACAAATGGTCACTTGATGTGTGCTGGGTGTTTCATCCACCTACTGGCAGATGCCCGGCTGAAGGAGGAACAGGCTACATGTCCCAACTGTCGCTGTGAGATCAGCAAAAGCCTATGCTGCCGAAATCTTGCCGTCGAAAAAGCAGTGAGCGAGCTGCCGTCAGAATGTGGCTTCTGCATGCGGCAGTTTCCTCGCTCTCTTCTGGAAAGACACCAGAAAGAAGAATGCCAGGACAG GGTCTCTCGGTGCAAGTACAAGCGGATTGGATGCCCATGGCAGGGTCCTTACCATGAGCTGACAGTACACGAGGCAGAATGCACCCACCCAACCAAGACTGGGAATGAGCTGATGGAGATTTTGGATGAAATGGACCAAACGCATAAAAAGGAGATGCAGCTGTACAACAGCATCTTTGGCCTACTCAGCTTTGAAAAGATTGGCTATACAG AGGTTCAGTTCCGTCCTTACCGAACCGATGACTTCATCACACGCCTCTACTACGAAACTCCAAGGTTCACGGTGCTGAACCAGAACTGGGTCTTGAAGGCCCGGGTTAACGACTCAGAGCGCAACCCCAACTTGTCGTGTAAGCGGACCCTCTCCTTCCAGCTCATTCTGAAGAGTAAGATCAACTCCGCCATGGAGTGCTCTTTCCTGCTGCTCAAGGGACCTTACGACGACGTGAAAATCAACCCTGTGATCTATCACTTTGTCTTTACCAACGAGAACAACGAAACAGACTACGTGCCGCTCCCCATCATAGACTCTGTGGAATGTAACAAATTGCTGGCAGCCAAGAACATCAACTTGCGTCTCTTTATATTCCAGATACAGAAGTAA